GCTTTGCCACACGCCCCCTGGCGCGTGGCGGCCGCAATCCTGGCGCAGATCGCCTTCTCGGCCCGAAACGATCCGGCCCTGCCGTTCAATACCCTGGCGCTTAAGGACATCCTGCCGCCGCAGGAAGGCAACTGGTTCACCCGTCAGGAACGCCAGTTCCTGCTGGAGGCCGGTGGCGCCACGCTGGTGGTCAACGGCTCTGGCGGCATGTCGATCGAGCGAATCGTCACCACGTACAAGCGCAATGCGTCGAACCTGCCGGACAAGGGCCTGCATGATCTCAACAGCGTGCTGACCCTCTATTATCTGTCGCGCTCCGCCAGCGCCCGTATCTCCAGCCGCTTCCCGCGCTACAAGCTGGCCAGCGACGGCAACACCTATCCGCCGGGTGCCAAGGTTGTCACCCCGCGCATGATCAAGGCCGAACTCGCCGCCCTGGCTACCAGCGAGTGGTACGAGGCCGGCCTGATCGAGAACCTTCAGACCTTCATCGACGCCATCATCGTCGAGCGTGACGCCACCGATCGCAACCGCGTCAACTGGTCGATCCGTCCGGATCTCATCAACGGCCTGCACGTCACGGCTGGGCTCATTCAACCGATCCTTTAGGAGGCACTTAAGTGGCCGATAAGAAACTCTTTGGGCGCGTTTTAAGCGTCGTCATCCAGGGCCGGTCCTACGACCCGTTTCCCGGTGGCACTATCAACCCCGGCGGCGTTTCGCGCGAAACTGTCGTGACCAACAACGGTGCGCGCTTCGTCGAGAAGATCATGCAAGCGAAGCTCGACATCGAGCTGCCGTTCGGCGCTGGCGACTCGAAGAACGACTATGTCGGCGCCGGGCTTTCCATCCAGGTCAATTGCGACAGTGGTCAGACCTTCATCATGGCCGACGCCTGGTCAACTGACGTGCCTGATATTGCCGAAGGCGGCAAGCTGAAGGTTGTCTACGAGTCCGCCCCAGCCCAGGAGATGCTGTAATGGCCGAGATCACTAATGGTCCGCGCGTCTACAGTCTCAAGGCGCCAGTCAAGATCCTCGTCAAGGATGCCAGCGGCAAAGAAGACGAGCACGAGATCGCTGTGCTCAACTTCAAGAAGCCTACCGGCATTGATTTCCGGGCGCTTGATCGCTCGGACGGCAAGATCGGCATGATGTTCGCCTTCGCCTCCTCGTTGACCGGTCAGCCCGACCGGGTGTTCGACAAGCTCGAAGCCGAGGACGTGGCGGAGGTCATCAAGATTTCGACCGATTTTTTGCAGGGGTTCCGAGCAACATTCGAGTCGTTATAGGCGACCTTGCCTTGCGATGCGGCATCCAGCCCTCCGAACTGGACCGCATGGATCTTCCCACCCTGACATTCTGGTTCCAACAGGCCGATCGAGTAGCCAAGTCCAATGAAAATTAGTGCCGTCTTTGAAGCCATCGATAAAATCACCGCCCCGGTCAAGAAGATCGGGGCGGCGCTTGGTGGTCTGAAGAAGTCGGTCAAGGACGTTGGAACGGAAAGCAAAAAGACGGGCAATGAGACCGGTATCCTGGGTAAGCTGGTAGAACGCTCAGGCGAGTCCTTTAAGAAGGCAAAGCGCGGTATCAGCGATGGTATTGCTGCGCTTCAGTTATTCGGTGAAGAGGCGGAGAAGACGAGGCGCAAGTCGAGTGGCCTTTTAAGCACGCTTGGTGGGTTGACGGCTGGCCTGACAGGATTGTTAGGTGGCGTATCCTTCATCGCCCTGGGCGTCGGTATTATTGGTGTCAACTCGCAGTTCGAGAAGTTCCAGGCAACGCTGGAAACGATCTATGACGGCGATGCCGGCCGCGCCAAATCGGCGCTGGTCTGGATACAGAAGTTTGCCAAGGATACGCCCTACGAACTTGACCAGGTCACCGATGCCTTCGTCAAACTGTCGAGCTATGGCATCGACCCGCAGGTACGTGCGCTCAAGACTTTAGGCAATGCCGCCTCCGGTATGAACAAGTCGCTCGATCAGGCCGTTGAAGCCATGGCTGACGCTCGGACATTTGAGTTTGAGCGGCTGAAAGAGTTCGGCATTACCTCACAACAACAGGCCGACAAGGTTCGCTTCACCTACACCAAGGCGGGTAAGGCAACCACTATCGTTGTTAAGAAGACGGCAGAAGACGTCCAAAACGCGCTTTTGAACATTTTTGATGCGCGCTTCATGGGCGGCATGGATCGCCAGTCGAAGACGCTTTCTGGTATCTGGTCAAACCTTATGGACTTCTGGACCGGGTTTCAGAAAAAGATCGGTGACAAGGGCGTCTTCGATAAGGTCAAAACGAAGCTTGGCGGCTTTCTCGACTGGCTTAACGATCCCAAAAATCAGAGCAAAATCGACGAATGGTCCACCAAGATCAGCGATGCCCTGGGCAAGCTGTTTGATGCTTTCACGGATCTCGTCACAAAAATCGAGTGGGTCAAACTCATTGACGGCCTGACCAATTTCGTCAAGTGGCTCGGTAATCTGATCGACAAGGTTGGTGGGCTGCAAAACCTCGTCAACATCGGTATTGCGGCCTGGATTGCATCCTTCGTCTTCGGTCTGAATGCCCTAACACCCGCCATCGTGGCTGTGGGTGGTGCGTTGCTCGGCTTAGAGATTGCAGCTTGGCCTATCACGCTCATTATTGGGCTTATCGCTCTTTTGGCAGCCGGCGTTTATTTAGTCATTGCTAATTGGGACACCGTGAAAAAGTGGTTCAGCGACTGGTGGGTTGAACTTAAGCGCGAGACAGGCGTCATCGGCTCATGGTTCGAACCGCTGATGAAGCTCCCGGAACTGCTTGTCGAGGCGTGGGATGCTCTGAAAAAGTGGTTCACCGACTTCGGCGATTTCCTCGGTAAATGGTTTATCGAGAAACCGAAGGAATGGTGGGACTCGATGCCTGAGTGGTTCCGTAACATGTTGAAAGGCGGTGCGCTCGGAGCGATTGCCATGACACCGGGTGGCAGTTTGCTGGCGCCGGCATTGGCGCCCCAGATGTTCGCACCGCCGCTCCAGGGCAATGCGGGCGGCCGTGGTCAGTCGCTTAATGCCCAGTTGGATGTCCGCTTCAAATCTGACGTTCCTTACACAATTGAGCGGAACACTACGAGCAGTCCCGACTTTGTTACCAATCTCATGCACGGACGTCAGGGAGGCGGCTAATGGCCTATTGGCGTGACAACCTGCGCCCGGCGTCCTTCCGTGGTGTGGCTTTTGAGGTCGAGGGCTCTTCCGGTGAATTCGGCCGCAAAGTGGCCGTCCATGACTTCCCGTTGCGTGACAGCGCGTCGACCGAAGACATGGGGCAGGCCGCGCGTACCTTCTCGATCGACGGCTTCATCATAGGTCCGGATTACATGACCGGCCGCGACGCGATGGTCGCAGCGCTGGAAACGCCTGGGCCCGGCATCCTGATCCATCCCTGGTATGGCCAACGCCGGGTCACCCTGACCGCGCCGGCACAGCTATCGGAATCGACGCGCGAAGGCGGCATCTGCCGCTTTACGCTCGATTTCGTTGAAGAGCCAGAAACCGCCAAGCCGGTGCAGTTTACCGACACAACCGCCGCCGTGTCAGAAACCGCTGCCGATCTTCACGCCCAGGCAACGACCAGCCTGACCGAAACCTTCAGCGTGCTTGATCAGCTCGATATCGTGCTCGATGACGCCAAGGCCCTGGTGTCTGATCTGTCCGAGCAGTTCGACGATCTGACGGCGCCGCTTAAGGCCCAGGGTGCCGCGCTGGACAGCTTCATTGCTAAGGGACTGGCGTTGCGCTCTGATATCGTTGGTCTGGTCACCAAGCCCGTTTTGCTCGCAGCCCAGCTCTCCGGTATGATCCGCGGTATCCGCACGATTGCTGCCACGCCGGCCGATGCCCTGACAGCCCTAAAAGGCCTCCTGCGTTTTGGTGAAACCTACCGTCAGGTATCCGTGACCACACCGACCCGTCAGGTCCAGGCCGATAATCGCCAGGCCCTCTTCGACTTTGTGCGCCAGTCAGCGGCTGCCGAATCCGTTCTGGCCATCGCCGATATGGACTTCGCCGCCTATGATGACGCCGTCGCTGTGCGCGATGACATGGCGGATCGGCTGGACAATCTGGCTCTGGCGGCCGCTGACGGTGGCAATGACGTGGCTTACCGCGCGATCGCCGATGCCCGCCTGAGCATGATCCAGGACGTGACGGCCCGTGGCGGGGATCTCGCACGCCTCCGCAGCTTTGTGCCCCTGGTGACCGTGCCCGCCCTTGTGCTGGCCTATCGCCTCTATGATGACGTCTCGCGCATCGAGGAGCACGCCGAGGATATCATCGCCCGGAATCGTATCACGCATCCCGGCTTCGTGCCTGCCGGCGTGACGCTCGAGGTCGTCAACGATGTCTGAGACGGTGACCCTCAAAATCTCTGGCGAGGTGTTCGATGGCTGGACTTCGATCGACCTTCGGGCAGCGATGATGGACATGTGCTGGGGCTTCCGCCTTAGCCTGGTCGATAAGGCGCCCGGTCAGACGGATCGCAGCCTCATCACCGATGGGGCTTCTTGCGAGGTCTGGGTCTCCGGCGATCTGTTCCTGACCGGCTATATCGACGATGTGGACGAGCAGATTGACGATAGCAATCACGATATCGTCGTCAGTGGCCGCACAAAGACCGGCGACCTGGTTGATTGTTCGGCCGTTTCCAAGTCGTGGAAGAACCAGACGCTGGCCGTCATCGCGG
The window above is part of the Asticcacaulis sp. MM231 genome. Proteins encoded here:
- a CDS encoding tape measure protein, giving the protein MKISAVFEAIDKITAPVKKIGAALGGLKKSVKDVGTESKKTGNETGILGKLVERSGESFKKAKRGISDGIAALQLFGEEAEKTRRKSSGLLSTLGGLTAGLTGLLGGVSFIALGVGIIGVNSQFEKFQATLETIYDGDAGRAKSALVWIQKFAKDTPYELDQVTDAFVKLSSYGIDPQVRALKTLGNAASGMNKSLDQAVEAMADARTFEFERLKEFGITSQQQADKVRFTYTKAGKATTIVVKKTAEDVQNALLNIFDARFMGGMDRQSKTLSGIWSNLMDFWTGFQKKIGDKGVFDKVKTKLGGFLDWLNDPKNQSKIDEWSTKISDALGKLFDAFTDLVTKIEWVKLIDGLTNFVKWLGNLIDKVGGLQNLVNIGIAAWIASFVFGLNALTPAIVAVGGALLGLEIAAWPITLIIGLIALLAAGVYLVIANWDTVKKWFSDWWVELKRETGVIGSWFEPLMKLPELLVEAWDALKKWFTDFGDFLGKWFIEKPKEWWDSMPEWFRNMLKGGALGAIAMTPGGSLLAPALAPQMFAPPLQGNAGGRGQSLNAQLDVRFKSDVPYTIERNTTSSPDFVTNLMHGRQGGG
- a CDS encoding phage tail tube protein, which codes for MADKKLFGRVLSVVIQGRSYDPFPGGTINPGGVSRETVVTNNGARFVEKIMQAKLDIELPFGAGDSKNDYVGAGLSIQVNCDSGQTFIMADAWSTDVPDIAEGGKLKVVYESAPAQEML
- a CDS encoding DNA circularization N-terminal domain-containing protein, with the protein product MAYWRDNLRPASFRGVAFEVEGSSGEFGRKVAVHDFPLRDSASTEDMGQAARTFSIDGFIIGPDYMTGRDAMVAALETPGPGILIHPWYGQRRVTLTAPAQLSESTREGGICRFTLDFVEEPETAKPVQFTDTTAAVSETAADLHAQATTSLTETFSVLDQLDIVLDDAKALVSDLSEQFDDLTAPLKAQGAALDSFIAKGLALRSDIVGLVTKPVLLAAQLSGMIRGIRTIAATPADALTALKGLLRFGETYRQVSVTTPTRQVQADNRQALFDFVRQSAAAESVLAIADMDFAAYDDAVAVRDDMADRLDNLALAAADGGNDVAYRAIADARLSMIQDVTARGGDLARLRSFVPLVTVPALVLAYRLYDDVSRIEEHAEDIIARNRITHPGFVPAGVTLEVVNDV